tttattatctgaAAGATAGTTGGATATATGGAATGCTTCCCACGACATTCTGTTAAGGCTCAACAAGCCAAAAAAGTTCCAATCACGGACAGAAATGATAACTATATAATTAAAATCACCCACACAAAACCCAGCAGGTCGCtgacattttaaaaaataaatacaccCCGAGTTATAAAGCACAACTCTACACGCAAGGTGATCACAATCAGCATGAACATATTACGAAGGGgcaaaccgcaaataaccgaaacGAAATACATTCTTCAGgaattcttgttgaaaatatattCTGAAAGGGGCaattgtggcggcacatcggaccttggtgaccccgatgccGAGAATAtatcccgcgctttggtgtactaGCCGTGATGATCACGCACTAGGGAATGCTGTGTGAGcctgctcttttctcggagttaggcaagctcttGGATTCCAAATGCCGGAGGACCACTACATACCATCAgcagtccaatggaatgctgAAACTTTGGCACCGGGCACCAAAGGCcgtgacgatccgtcgtggtcgcagtGCTTGCCTTTCGTTCTCCCTGACCTTCACACAACTcatcgagaggagttcacggccaaCCCCACGGGGATGGTGTACGAGAGAGTCTGTGACTCCCTCCTGACCCTGTATTGGATATCAGAGCAAGGGTAAGTGACTCAAGGATGTTGCGTCTGCTTGGGGACGCGGTTCCGAAACTGCGGCCGACTCTACCTTCCCGACATACGACGCGGAAGGTTGACACCCCCAGAGACCTCGAGACATGCTCGTAGGTTCTCTTTAGGGTGGACGCTCTTCGAAGGCCGCTCCACCCACCATAGGAGGGCAATTTTAAAGTCCTAGAGCGACGGGAGCACCCTTTCAAGTTCGGTGTTCGGGGCGGGCTGAAGGCCTTCGCTGAAGCGGGAGACGCTCCAAAAAAGCGTCCGCCAAGCATCAGGTTAGCCCGGTAACCCCATTGACGGAATCACGCCCCGGGTTCCTCCCCGCGCGGTTTCagttgggggcggagtgatgtgacgGCACGTCGGAGGCAGTGAGATCACCTCCGCCGATGACCTGAACTGCTGCCGACGCAGCTGGCGGCCTGTCACGAGGCGGGCGTCCACGcttccttttccttcttttcctgACCACCGGAGAGTGCGGACGCTGGCCACTTGTAAAAGTCAATAAGTGAATAAGTcctgataaagtgaataatcccTAAAGGACCACCAAGCCCAAGAAGAGGACAAGTCATCAGGAAAACTAAGTTCCCATGTTGTTCaattgtaaaattttgaaatagatCTTATTACATACTCATTACTTTTTTATTACAAAATGGGACTGTGCAACTtatgaaaatggccaaaatacTGTAGAATTGCCCACTACAAAGCATGTGATCAATAAGGTCATTAGGGAATGTAATTTAGTTAATCGTCTtcagtaaaaaataaataattcctAAACGATCCCGATCATCATGGTACCAGATACCCTCCGGCTAAACTTTGTGGCAAGAATCATTTCaggtgagttccttgcagactcggatctaaTCACGCAACGTAGGAATGAAGAAACTGATACTAAACAGAAAGGCAACACGAGGTTAAAAATAACGGCTACCAACATCTACTTTTTTAATATGTAGCAGCTAACATGGATTTACATTACCCCGGGCTATAAACATGAATTTACACCCTTTTCTTTGATGCTAACAGGCAAAAACAACCTTTGAACTGAGATGCAATACTCTTCAATCAACCACATCAAAATTAAATCATTGGAAATTGCTCTGATGATTGAAAAGATCCCAATAACATAAGATGACGAgaaactttcatttgatttcgtTAAATATTACTGCATCAAATGCAATTGTTTCATACGCCAATGCAcctaaggcagggtctgttacattttcttttttaccattttttacCCTTATAGGTTTTGTTGGCTGGATCATACTCCACATACGGGTTAGGTGGCCCACCCAGAATTGCATATTGAACGTGAATTGAGTTTTGTAAGATTAAATATATTCTGAGCTCCTCAAAAAACCTACAGCCCCAGTAACCTACAGCATCATCTTCGCCTGAGCCATACTGCCGCTGGATATTTTATAAacgctaatgacatctgtttgctctctcttcAGGTCATGGACCTTTGCTAAATGGTTTTGGACTTGGAAGGAGAGGACTGAAGATGAATACCAACAACACCAAGGTTCTCAGCCCAACTGGTCATTGTACTCTCCTTGACAGCATTAATGGGgaaagcatcgaaggcgtctatcaatttgtatatctaggaaaattACTTCCACTGCCCCCGAAAGCTTCAAACCTACCCCTATCTGAgtcgtatcatcgaagtacgctgTCCTGATGTTATTACAAACGAACTTGGTCTGTGTACAGGCTTGGCATACGTGATGTGATtggaagatggaagtggcagtggatatgaCACAGGAGAGGTGACAACGCTGTGCAGCAGAatacactctcccaagatggttgACGAATGTGTCACCTCAAGAGCATTTGACGCAAAATAGTAAAGGAGGAGTGCAGACATCTCGAGAAGCTCTTAGGGTTACTTAAGCGCATTTCAGTGAATCGATGGCGCTTGGGTGGTTACCCACCCCCTGAAAGTTTTCAAGGTCATCGCCCAGAGCAACCATTACCTGCTTCAGTACGTTATCCATAGTGTCTAATGAACAGCACAGTAAAAAGATAACTCGCCTGGAGGTTTACATATTTAGGATACTAACATAAGCTGCTAACACTCATATAATCTATAAAAAATCTTCTTTTCCATGCAGGACCCGGACGACCTCTTTACCGTGAACTTGAAAGCGTTAATACATTTGCTTTCTAGGCTTTTTCTCCATATCTTCCAGATGCTCTTCTCTGCTGTCGTGCTGAACCAACTATTATCTTCAAGCTCAGCAGTTCAGGACTCCTCACTTATTGAGGGAATAATCCCTAAACGAAACATTTAGAGAGATTATTGCACGTGATCCACGATAATTTCTAGCTTTTGAGTAGCTCCATCACAACCTCCTAGCGGCTCATCAAAAGTTTATGTTCGACCTTGAGCTTCCCAACTAATTTGAAGTTTCTTCAGGTTCCTTGGTCGATTTATTCTTTCTTTCTGAATCAATTTTATCTACCGCCCTTAGGGCAATCATTTGGCTCGGTGGACACCCTGAGCGAAGATTAGgtgagattagatattgtctgctatttgtagtttagcctaaaattgatagaccagtagtttcctccaaactacaaagctttgtactgatggagggggttgctcccgaaatatacatctaccctgaaaaataaaaattgtagtttggaggaatttACTATTCCAGCAGTAATCAGGCTTCCTGCTAACAAatgtaaatcatcatcatcaatggctcaacaaccggtatccggtctaggcctgccttaataaggaactcccgacaATGCAACTCCTGAGTTTTAGTTGAGTTCAAATGAACTTTGTTTCTCTGTTCTAGTAAAACGTAACTCAGTTCTGAACGCTCGCTGCaatatgattattattattgttgtttcCTTCATAACTTTTGCCTTTCATCCCCATACCTTCTACATCAAACGGACCAATCAACAACCTTGAAAATTTTTTCACAAAGTATTTATACAGGattgtagagagaaaattcggCGCCAAAGTTAGTACGGTCCAATCAATATTATCAAAAAGTCCGTGCTTGACACCCAAGGAGCTACTGTATAGTAGCCTTCATCCGATGCAGAATAATTAAAAACTAGATTTGATTCTTACACGTCAGTAATGAGATACAATAGTTAAAAGTTTTAATTTCGTTCCAACTTCTCCACTTCATTATTCCCCGTTTCTATAGAAAGGACCAATATTGACAGAGGATCGACATTTGTGAACTTTACCATATATAATAAACAATACAAGAACTTTTGAGGCACGATATTAGCTGTCTTGTTTTTATTGGTTACCTAGAGACTTGTCCGATTTTCCAATAGCAATATGACTGAAAGAAAGAAGAGCTCGAAATTTAGTGCAATAACACTAAGGCCAGGATTGACTATTCTGAACCTTTTTCATTTGTATAAACAATAATAATGAAAGGATCATTGCAAACGCTTATTTCACTGCCACAAGCACGAATCCAGGCACAGATTAAGTCAATAGAACAATGTAGCAGCATTCATAGTGCATAGCGTATGGAACTCGTATGTTGGATGATAATTACAGAAAATTTCAttgatattttaataaattaccTTTAAAGTTTCCGCTAAAAAGAAACTTTGTTGTACGTCATCCTTTTGTGGTTTATCTAAATATACATTTCTAATGCCCGAATAACCGTGATCTGTCCGACAGTATTTCTCCAAAGCCTGGACAGCATCCCAGCCCCAGTCTCGATATTTTTGATCATGTGTTAATCTCCATAACACAAAATAACTCTCAAATGTCTCTGGTCgaagaatataatatttttcttgAGATTTTAATGCTCTCGCTTCAACCGGTTCACTTGCTTGAGCATCTGAAAATCTGATTAGAAAGGAAAACATTTAATCAAAAATCAATTGTTTTTGTGGTTTCTTTTGTTTACCTGAAAGCTTCTGGTCCCAAATGTGTACGCGCTCGAATATAACTTTCATGGCATGTGTTCGTTATACCTTTGCCGATTTCCATGAATTTATCgctattttcattttgttttgtatGCGCGCCAAGACTAAAGAGTCCGCCTAAATATAATTTCAAGACTTGGTCATTTTGCTTAGTAAACAGGTGGTTAGATATTATTTACCCGCGAAGCAAGCTAGGTGGTCCATTTTGTGTTCTAATCTATCGAACTTCATATCTGAAACATATGTTAATCCACCCGGACTTGTCCGAATCATCTTATCTATAATTGCTACCATTGCATCTTCAAACAGTTCGCGagcttcaatatctgtctgcccTGATTGTATCCATGCTTTGAGTAAATATTCGTAAAAACTATCGCCAAGTGCTCCCAGCGACATGTGTTCTGAAATAGTGGATTAGTTTTGTTTATGTGAATGTTTTCCaatgaaaatatacaaaaagttCATTTGCAAACGACATTTAGTGGCAAATTAAATCAAACAGACTCAGTTCTATTCATAGCTTTTATGCAAACGGACATGTCGACATATAGAATATTGTCCATGTGATGTTCACTGTAATCTCGAGATAACTTGGTGTTTAGCTATGCATCAATACTTGATCTAATTAGCAGGTTCAAACAATACTTACGTTGCCCCCATTTGCCAGTCTTTGGATTCAAATAATTAGGATACAACCCTTTGGGTTTATCTAATTCTTTCAATACTTGTCGAATATTTTGAACACGTTCCTTATATAATGGATTCCCGGTAATATCGCTAAGATATGAGAATTCCAAATGTAAAGTGCCAAATTCAGACAATATACTGCTACCGCCGCTAGCCCAGCCGTAGTTTTTACTTGTCTAAAAAATATGAATTGTACACATAATTATTCAATCTGACAAAGTCCACAAAAACCGATAGGATACTAACCCCTGTCTTAACATTAACAAGTGAATAGGGAATGCCCGTTGGAGTCTGGAAAGCTGGCAGTAACTTATCAGCCACATGTTGTGCCTTCTCTTTGAACATTGGATCACCCGTGAATGCATATAATGTTAAAAGGCCTCCAACGAATCGAATATTTGTTTCGAAAACTGATAATTCAGCCGAAACATTATCTAAACTGAAGCGTCGTGCTATCCAGTCACGTCCTTCTTCGAATTCTTTGGTTAAGCCCATGATGTACAGTGTATCCAGCCCGTCAACAATTGTAGCTCCTAAATCGTATGCGCCGAATATACTGCCGGAATGTGCCTGTCGACTTATGGGTCTTAGTTCGTTCTTACCCCAGGCATAGAGTTTGTAGTTCTCCCAGGCATGAATCATcatctgaaaagaaaatgtaAAGTGTTTGTAGTTTCTTTGAATCAGTTTTGGGACATAGTTTTTTTAAACTGAAAGTCGTCTTTGATTAAGCTTATTTTCTAATCCTGTGAGATGATTCGgatgaataaatttttaaagaGTACAATTATGACTTGTTTAGAATTGGTCTCTGGTTTAGGATATATTTgtctaaccaaaaaaaaaactgtgtatTCTTGCAACATGCGAGCATTATTAATCTTTTTGAAGGTTCAAATACATTCAGGATGAGAGTTACCGAGATTATGTTGGCAGACTGACAAAAATAAGAGTCAGATTTTGAGTTTATGTTCAATTCAAAAGAACCAATTCAGGAATTGGAAATCGCCATTAGTGCTCTAACATAATCATCAACCAAGGCTTAGACACTTAAGTCGAACTGGAGAAAATAAACATGTGAACGTAGGAcagtaaattttccaaacaCTGCACAGTATAATCTGGTTTTATTTTCTCCAGAACAAAGTAAGCTAGATAAACTGCATTCGAAACTTAAATACCGTGGAAAAACTTATTGGCACGTACTCTACGCCTTTATAAATTTCCTTGGATCCGTCAAAAGCTGTGAGTCTTTCTACATGCCTTTCTGTATTTCGAAAAAGTCCTTTGGATCTGGTAAAGACTGCGAGCGGCGCAAGCAATAGTGCAACCAGGACCATGAGGGCCAAAATAGCGTATAATCTAACAAAGGCTGTATGCCTCCTGTTCACTCCATTTCGGAGTATGGGGCATCCGCATAGTCTTTTCTCTACTCCGTATTCATATTTGCGGCCATAGAAATCTATATATCAAAAGTCGACACCtacgcatacaggatatcgaatacttcgtTGCGTGAATGACAAGAGCGgtagaatttgttcatcttccacttccacaagcactgctgatatttggagcaattccacctgtcagtgccacccggtgctcagaggtggcggcgaggaacatggggcggcaaccctatcggccaaaccaaaaccaagtggccgaggagaacctccaattgtggcaccgggagacgctgtaatcactttggtttgccgaccgtgattcagtaggcgaatgctccaaaggcctaatcagggcgatcagacccaagtctgcacggggactcatctgaaggggcaaattggtcacgaaaccttaccaggggtatactggtaccatggggaccgggaaagcccctggactcacatacttcgggtgaactcctgttgtatgtgaggacagctcggttatttgcggttggcccccctactgggagtttcatggtggttgtgattatgctcaagtgagaagagaccttcgggcctcgacgtggtgttgcgtatcaacacgggtgccgtactctatagttcggtagagatttaggtaattcttgcatccaccagtatgaatgctaagccatgcacttgctatagactggtaccgttgttgcttgtctcagcggggctctgattgtggtcacaaattcaatccgtgtcttaagaggaccgtagggttaagtctcacgacaggtacctacgtaaaacaccatgggcttcactgtcagtgCCACCGAagccgaggaagcaataaaacgaatgaaatcggagaaagcaacaggacctaacgacatcgcatctgggctctggaaagtgaagagctggaaTCCaagactgtggctcagtgagtttttctggttctgagtgttggtcgactataaaagacaaggcctcgcggtaatggagacgaaaatgtagcgttggactagtggtgtaacACGACATGgtcatatccgcgatcgatatggggttgcaccgatcgtggaaaaattgcgaaagaggcgtctttaatggtatggtcacattattcgcgctaacgaaaattcatttgccaaaattGATCTAAACATTGAGGTAGATGGGAAATggccaaaaggtcggccgaaacaatggttgCTCGAAATGCTGGATGGTGAAGCCTagcgattttttttataatgaattttcaggtttggtagtttctgaaaatggctccGTGAAATAAGCGAggtaagacctttcatttgatacctcacatgtctatatttggtgaaaaaatttacacaatgCTTTGTATTTATGGCATTTGAATTCCATGTGAAGTGATGCTACTCACTACATACATGGGTGCGTTCACCGCTACGACcatcccaccaaatttagtgtcactAAGTATAACCGTTCCTAACAAAATTGCGTGTGAGAAACAGACAGAAAGAtagataaaatcttaaaaaagaaaCTAGTGAACGGATCTTTAATGTTGTTTGTTCACCTTCCGCATATGGCTATTAGAAAGACTACTTTATCCATCCTAGCTTTCAAAGATTTCAAAGCGTTACCATTTCAAGCACAGGAAGGGATTCCGAAAAATTACAATACAAGACATTTCCAGAAAGTAAATCTCAATTTCAAAGTATAGTAAGAAAagtatcacaaaaaaaaagaaactacaCGGTTACATTTATACATATTAAAGTTATTTTTCAACATAGGTGAGCGACTCCTGTCATTGTCGTGCAGTAGGTAGATTCTCTTTATAAGCAAGGCCCTTTTATTCTTCTATTATTTTTTGGGATCTTCTAATATCTTGCTGCGCTAATGATTACACCCTGAGCCAGTTAAACAATCAAAATTATGCTTTATGGTCTCAAAACAAAGAAGCCATGACTTCCATGGCTGAAATTGTGGTTCCGATTTTCTTGGCGGAGGCTGAAAAAATGTGACACCACTGTTGAGGCAACCTTTTGGTTCCAAGCGTATAGTGGACAATCCAAGTTTCATCTCCAGTAGCGAGTGGAGAAAATCATCGCCTTCGGTCCCACAAACTCCTTGGAGATCTCCACTCGATTTTACTCAAATTGTTTTGGGCCATCCGGCAGACAGTTTCCGATATTTGAGGGTTTCGGTTATTGTTTTGCACAGCAAAGATCTGGAGATTTGCGGAAACATCGAAGAAAGTTCACTCAACGTCAATCAGTAATTGCCACGAACTGTATCCTCATTTTTTCCCATAAGGTCTGCAGTCACAACCGAaggccttctgctcctcggactgTTATGCACGAAAGTACAACCTTTTTTGACACCACTTGTACAATTCGTGACTCGACGGCTATAAACAGTTTTAAACATATTAAAAATCCCAAATGAAATTTTTCCTCTCAGAATGAACGTCCGTCCGTCCGTTCCGAACTTTATGGGAGATTGGATTGACATTTTTCGCATGAGATATTCCTGGATCAAGAGTTTTCAAGGTAATCTCGAATTCGGACTATCCGGCACCAGTAGCACTTTCTATTATATATCTTTCTATATCTAATTTGTATAACAAGAATTGGAAGAGCCCTCATAGTATAATGccaatttttaaatattagaCGCCACTCATTTAAGCATTGTTTTTTTCTCAGTAATATAATATCGTCAACCGAAAATCTAccaccactatatggtgcctaggccccgaaatactctacataccgatatctattcaaaaaaagttaagtacattgctttaatttttagtaattggctggaaaacctccccttaacttcatccttGTACCGTGAAATTTTGCAAAGCAATTTAGGCTAAAACAGAGCATGATTCTACAAGTTTGgttcaaatcgcactattattaacaaagctataataggtcaaagttgtcgcttctgcgcagattcaagactttgaatgtcagttccacctgaaagtggatattctcatatattatgtgctacacgtactaatggaacaaatgcacgctcaaatgtttttatgaaagaagtacataaaacctttcgtacctgaaccgtccagcttccggtttcccgacttgtttgcattATTGGGGATTCTAAACGAAAAGGTGACGTTTCCGCTAAGAAGTCCTAACATATAGATAGAGACATCTACTTAAATGATAGACCTGAGATACAATGTCAATACCTGAGGCAGATTGAAGCATCTAatgaggatgtgatccatcgATAGGGATCGTAAATTTTCTAGCGCCACGCATCATGAAGTCgttattcaattttcttccCCTTTAACTTCGCATTAGGAATTGTTATTCTTAATGACCTTTGAATCCAGATTAATTCAGATGCAGGTTCCCAACTACACCTCATTTTAGATACGTGAATTTTTTGTAGATGACACTGACAagactgaagtgttcaaaggactaaCCTGGACGATCAAATATCTACGAatttttggggcagctctgctCTCGTTACTGGCTCTAGTCAGCTCGACTTAATATCAGAACATGGACTTTATGGGCCATCCACTAGAAACTCATGATTAGGCACGGAATGGTTTTTCTTTCTTCCAGCGAAATTAGGAATCTGCATATTTTTCTAATGAAGAAGCTCTGGGATTGCTTTATTCACATGAACCCTCAACCTGTGATCAAAAACTGCTTTTTCAATTTGTTACACCATTTGTGTTGCGGATTCCGTATAGTAATTGCTTTTCGGATTCACAATCTCATCTCTATTGGTAACATCGTACTGCTTTTGCACCTCCCAATAACTTTTAATCCCTTCAAATAATCGCCTTTTGGTTGTCCTATTCTTGTCATGTGTGTGTTAATCTCGGTTGAACAATTGAATGTATTTGTTCATTGTACCAGGTCGATTCAAACAAATGTAAAAAGGATATATTGAATATTACTATGGATTTGGCGGAAAATTACAATTACACCTAGTACCTACGCAAAAGGCGGGTTCTCGGAAAACAGGAAATGAACGAATGACCCAGTTAGTTCAGGAGTGATAATTCAAGCATCATgacatctaggtctcaaaagaaagttaataacagtgcaATATATAAccttattttgtaaatttacaatAACTATAATACAGGGCACTATACTggaaagcttggtggaaatcctacttttATAACTAAAGTTAGAGAAAAGTGTCATCAGATTTTCGGTTAGATATTGTCGCGGTCCATAAGTTTTTTCACCTAAAATACGGATTCAGATGCTGTTCAGAAACATGAACAACGATTTTCTTTTGACCCAGAAGAGAATGATGAATGATTCCGATTTTTTGCGCCAGCCTTATTAGATTGGTCAACTACACCGCCATGCTGGAGAAGATTCACACAGCTTACTGATTTATAGAGACATTGCTGGTGATTGTTGGGTATTTCTTGGATGATTCATTAACTACAGCATGGATTGCGGTGTATGTATCTCATCGCGGTTCTGCTGAGTCAGAAAGTACACGACATTGTACGTATTAACGTTTTCATATTGCTAATCATCAAAATAAGgtattatttcatttatttgcaATGATATTtataatttctgaaatttccataaatttatttgaccgaataaaagaaagaaagaaaaagaagcaaaagCAAGGATTTGAACAAACAACCAATTAGCGCTATTTTGACGCCACAAACTTCAAAGGAAATGATTGCTGTCGAGAGGACAAGACGAGCAGAATATCACCGactcagattttcagagccagcccgtagtggTCACGAATGAATGCATGTCTCCCATCCTACAATGAGGGATTTCTTTAAGGTCGTCAGAGAATTACGATACAATTTACAATACGTTTTGTAGGGTATCCGGTGCCCTGTCTAAATCGCCGCAATCTTATATGCGTTTATGCGTGTCTCAGGAAAAAGTTCTCGTGACGGCGTATAAGGACCAGATCTTCCTTAACTTTCACCATCTGGAATTAACCGTTGACAAGTAGTGTGGGTAAAGTTAACCCTTTCCAATCACCAGCGAGGCGCAGATTACGCCCACCGAGAAATTGTCAAGAGTGGAGTCCTGGCTGGCCCGTCCTTCGGCTTGCTCATTCCTATTTATGTTCCTACGATGAGAAAACAGAGTAGGGTGTCTTTGAACGTGTTGCCAAGACTGTTCAGCGAGTCTCTGCACTGCTTCACTAGCCTGGATGATGTTCCCACCAAGTAGACTGCCTTAATTACGCCACAtcttcaatatcgtcagcatctccgcttggaatacagtgGTTTATCTTGGAAGAGCCTACGAGTCGGATACACGGTAGGTATACGCTAAGGGCACCTCACAGGTAGGGTTGCAAAGCCCCAGTAACGTCTGTATATGCGGTTCTTAGGATCCTTTTAGCGCAACAATGCAATTGTATCTAGGCATTGAagtgtggtggtcaaagggtagtataagtcccggggcgaaacgtggattggtacccacgatggagcataacacctgggaagtgcctgctgaaccaacaccaacagctctactaccaaaccctatctccacctccacgtggtgaccgctgggagctctttcttgacgaaaagctgcagacggagaaggatgaaggcgagtctcccgcgcctaaaaacgggacaaattgtaccacctggtcctccaggttgggggttgggtagggctgacaaccctacacggaaaacaacttgttacgaagccacaacaggagcctcggataggacggattttaaaacgacggacccggcaacgacaaaggaacaacgatttgcgcattttctcatggaacgtgcgctcgctgtacagagatgaagctgataagcagctagccgataccctgtcccaatatagggctgatgtaacagcgtggcaagagatgcgatggacccggtttcctggagaagagccactacaccatatattatagcggtcatccagtaaaccatgtgctcggagtaggtttcttagtcagccaaaaaatgaaacctgctgttatcggctttgaaagcatatgcgaacggctatgcactctgcgcttgcgaggcaagtttagaaatataagcctcataaacgttcacgcccctacagaggagactgcagagtcggagaag
The DNA window shown above is from Hermetia illucens chromosome 5, iHerIll2.2.curated.20191125, whole genome shotgun sequence and carries:
- the LOC119656554 gene encoding mannosyl-oligosaccharide alpha-1,2-mannosidase IA isoform X2 codes for the protein MLPLHTRNTPQRKSFHSREKCLIALVLFTLFLLCFGGFFLLPDNFNSERVIKVYKQFQKAGPEIFIPAPPIAPHGLNSNEEDPHIVGDRAKLQAKIKEELGDIFDRPETVKHGDSEQQQPPIPGPPVKSTEPQEAAPLLFKPSGQDPDPEVREKREKVKEMMIHAWENYKLYAWGKNELRPISRQAHSGSIFGAYDLGATIVDGLDTLYIMGLTKEFEEGRDWIARRFSLDNVSAELSVFETNIRFVGGLLTLYAFTGDPMFKEKAQHVADKLLPAFQTPTGIPYSLVNVKTGTSKNYGWASGGSSILSEFGTLHLEFSYLSDITGNPLYKERVQNIRQVLKELDKPKGLYPNYLNPKTGKWGQQHMSLGALGDSFYEYLLKAWIQSGQTDIEARELFEDAMVAIIDKMIRTSPGGLTYVSDMKFDRLEHKMDHLACFAGGLFSLGAHTKQNENSDKFMEIGKGITNTCHESYIRARTHLGPEAFRFSDAQASEPVEARALKSQEKYYILRPETFESYFVLWRLTHDQKYRDWGWDAVQALEKYCRTDHGYSGIRNVYLDKPQKDDVQQSFFLAETLKYLYLLFSDDSLLPLDEWVFNTEAHPLPIRGANLHYRMAAVPSSLP
- the LOC119656554 gene encoding mannosyl-oligosaccharide alpha-1,2-mannosidase IA isoform X1, whose product is MCAKYFKVPTLLIVGILAIIALVAITGVTLSIRLNDSKMIRLNEHGPNSMDINREDTDETSDYETNYHPRNIYWKHSSHTEFPQVAEFKSVLNEDRVVSNSSESDETGGIGVDSSSEPTMTTAESTTTSKRVMSLPLQPPDSQSARAGGNVIKLKIVDGNSSAIDYDKRDHVKEMMIHAWENYKLYAWGKNELRPISRQAHSGSIFGAYDLGATIVDGLDTLYIMGLTKEFEEGRDWIARRFSLDNVSAELSVFETNIRFVGGLLTLYAFTGDPMFKEKAQHVADKLLPAFQTPTGIPYSLVNVKTGTSKNYGWASGGSSILSEFGTLHLEFSYLSDITGNPLYKERVQNIRQVLKELDKPKGLYPNYLNPKTGKWGQQHMSLGALGDSFYEYLLKAWIQSGQTDIEARELFEDAMVAIIDKMIRTSPGGLTYVSDMKFDRLEHKMDHLACFAGGLFSLGAHTKQNENSDKFMEIGKGITNTCHESYIRARTHLGPEAFRFSDAQASEPVEARALKSQEKYYILRPETFESYFVLWRLTHDQKYRDWGWDAVQALEKYCRTDHGYSGIRNVYLDKPQKDDVQQSFFLAETLKYLYLLFSDDSLLPLDEWVFNTEAHPLPIRGANLHYRMAAVPSSLP